A stretch of Heterodontus francisci isolate sHetFra1 chromosome 1, sHetFra1.hap1, whole genome shotgun sequence DNA encodes these proteins:
- the LOC137383364 gene encoding general transcription factor IIE subunit 1-like, with the protein MGDQNVITEVPAALKRLAKYIVRGFYGVEYALTLDILIRYPCVKEEDLQQLLKFEKKQLRSVLNTLKSDKFLKSRIRVETNPDGKSSRHNYYHINYKLLVDVVKYKLDIMRRKIETDERNSTTRSSFKCPLCFSTFTDLEVNHLFDPCTGNFNCTFCQTEVEEDASAIPKRDARTLLATFNEQIEPIYALLHETEDIALPCELLEPQPTEIPELALSQDQKTHFLKNNAYPERWSNKAVCSDLYEQHIVVNVQESDAKTKKKTLKPVKSQPIWMTASTVEKVGLDPVENSIEHTATETHDQDTNLNSKIPNYEVIKTLMIHERKTLAGATFTSSANRSEPDSETSESEEEKNAKPHTKLDPQEEEDEFEPEKPTVMVAGKLHLYSEVSQNPELVSLMTEEERERYISTCQEMFHLMYD; encoded by the exons ATGGGAGACCAAAACGTCATTACCGAAGTCCCTGCAGCTTTAAAACGTTTGGCAAAATACATAGTACGTGGATTCTATGGGGTGGAATATGCTCTCACTCTTGATATTCTTATTCGCTATCCCTGTGTGAAGGAGGAGGATTTGCAACAACTGCTGAAGTTTGAGAAGAAGCAGCTCCGATCCGttctcaacacactgaaatctGACAAGTTCCTTAAAAGTCGAATAAGAGTTGAAACAAATCCTGACGGGAAGAGTTCCAGACATAATTACTATCATATCAACTATAAACTGTTAGTAGATGTGGTCAAATACAAACTGGACATTATGCGCAGAAAGATTGAAACTGACGAGAGAAATTCAACCACAAGATCTTCGTTTAAATGTCCGCTCTGTTTCAGCACATTCACCGATTTGGAAGTCAATCATTTGTTTGACCCCTGCACAG GCAACTTTAACTGCACGTTTTGTCAGACGGAGGTAGAAGAAGATGCCTCTGCAATACCTAAACGAGATGCTCGAACCCTTCTGGCAACGTTTAATGAACAGATTGAACCAATTTATGCACTTTTACATGAAACTGAAGATATTGCTCTTCCATGTGAGCTTCTGGAACCGCAGCCAACTGAGATTCCGGAACTGGCACTAAG TCAGGATCAGAAGACGCATTTTCTTAAAAATAATGCTTATCCGGAAAGATGGTCAAACAAAGCAGTTTGCAGTGACCTCTATGAACAACACATTGTCGTAAATGTCCAAGAATCTGATGCCAAAACTAAGAAAAAGACTCTGAAGCCTGTTAAATCACAGCCTATCTGGATGACTGCAAGTACTGTTGAGAAAGTTGGTTTGGATCCAGTGGAGAACTCAATTG AACATACTGCTACTGAAACGCATGACCAAGATACAAATTTGAACAGCAAGATTCCAAATTACGAGGTCATTAAAACACTTATGATTCATGAGAGAAAAACATTAGCTGGAGCAACCTTCACTTCAAGTGCAAATCGGAGTGAACCAGACAGTGAGACCAGTGAATCAGAGGAAGAAAAGAATGCAAAACCACATACAAAATTAGACCCTCAGGAAGAGGAGGATGAGTTTGAGCCAGAGAAGCCTACAGTTATGGTTGCTGGAAAGCTCCACCTCTACAGCGAAGTTAGTCAAAATCCTGAATTAGTATCTTTGATGACTGAAGAAGAACGAGAGCGCTACATTAGTACTTGCCAAGAGATGTTTCATTTAATGTATGATTAA